CCGCGGCGGCGGCGACCCTCGCCAACCACGCCGACCGGCGAACTATCCAGGCGGAGGACATCGAGACGTACTTCGCGCTCTTCGAATAGATGCAGTTCGGCTACAGCGAGACCTGTCTCGACCACGACACCGGCGAACGGCATCCGGAGACGGCCGACCGACTCCGGGCGATCCGCCAGCAGCTCGCCCGCCGGCACGGCGTCGAGTACGTCGACGCCGACCCGGCGATGGTCGACGCCGTCACCGCCGTCCACGACGCCGACTACGTCGACGACCTCCGTGAGTTCTGCGCGGACGGCGGCGGGGAGTGGGATCCCGACACCGTCGCCTCCGAGGGGACGTGGGACGCCGCGCTCACGAGCGCCGGACTGGCACAGTGGGCGGCCGAACGCGCCCTCGCGGGCGACGACGGCCGCGAGACCCCGTTCTCGCTCGGACGCCCCCCGGGCCACCACGCCGTCGAAGCCGACGCGATGGGCTTCTGTTTCTTCAACAACGCCGCCGTGGCCGCACAGGCCGTCATCGACGCCGGCGACGCCGACCGCGTCGCCATCTTCGACTGGGACGTCCACCACGGTAACGGCACGCAGGACATCTTCTACGACCGCGAGGACGTCTACTACGTCTCGGTCCACGAACAGGGACTGTATCCGGGCACCGGCGACGTGGAGGAGACGGGTACCGGGGCGGGCGAGGGGACGACGCTCAACGTCCCGCTCCGCGCCGGGGCGGGCGACACGGACTACCTGCGGGTGTGCGAGCGGGCGGTCGAACCCGTCCTCGACCGCTTCGATCCCGACCTGTTGCTCGTGAGCGCCGGCTTCGACGCCCACCGCCACGACCCCATCTCGCGGATGCGCGTCTCGACCGAGGGGTACGCCCTCCTCACCGATCGGGTCCGGGGGACGGCCGCCGACGTCGGCGCCGGCCTCGGGTTCGTCCTCGAGGGCGGCTACGGTCTCGACACGCTCTCGGAGAGCATCGCGACGGTCCACGAGACGTTCGACGGTCGGGCGCCGGTCGAGGACGACGGCGATCCGACCGACGACACGACGGAGCTACTCGACGAGGTGCGGTCGATCCACGGGCTGGACTAGGGCGTCGGCTCGAAGTACCGGGCGAGTGGAACGCCGAAGTCGTCGGCGAGAGTCGCTATCTCGTCGCCGATCAGCAGGTCGTAGCCGTCGTCGAGCGCCGTCTCGACGTGGGCGCCGAGGGCCACGTCGAAGAGGGCGTCGCTCCGGAGCAACTCGGCGGGCGTCGTGAACTCGCGGTCCCGTTCGACGACGTAGCGGTCGCCGTCGAGGAAGGGACCGTACACGTCGCGGTCGGCGTAGGCGTCGGCGAAGCCGGTCGCGTGCTCGCGGACGTGGACCGGCGGGCCGGCGTGGCGCTCCACGCTCGCGAGTTCGCCGACGGCGAGTTCGACGAGGAGGACGGCGCGGTCGGCGGCAAAGGTCGCGGAGCGAAGCGGCGCGAAGCCCCGGCGGTCGAGTTCGTCGGCGACCCCGTGGAGCGACTTTCGGAGCTGGGGGTAGAGCTGATCGTCGACGAGGTCGGGTGCCTCGAAGACGACGGCGACGGGCGTCGACCCCCGGCGGTCGAGGTGGGCGCGGACGGCGGCGGCGTCGAGGGGAGCGGGATCGCTCGGGACGAAGAGGTCCTCGCGGGGGGTATCGAGGAGTTCGCGGGCGTAATGCTGGAGGCGGGCGACGTTCTCGGCCGAGCAGACGGCGGCGACGTTGCGCTCGGGGTCGGTCGGGTCGACGACGACCAGCGGGTCGTCGAACGTCGCCGTCCCGTGATCTTCGGGGTCGAGACGGACCGGCGGGTGCCAGTCAGCGGCGGCGCGGAGGAGGGGTTCGAAGCCGCCGTACTCGAGGACGAGGAGTTCGGAGAGGTAGCCGGAGAACCCGCGGGTGCGGAGGTCGCTCCCGTAGGCACCGATCCCGGTGAGAAAGGCCTTGAACAGGCGTACGTCGCGGGCGAGGGCGTCGTCGAGGCGTTCCTGCAAGTAGGCGTCGTGGAAGGGGGTGCGGTCGACTGCCGACTGGATGGCCGCCGCGTCGGCCACGTCGTAACAGGGCACGAGGTCCACGTCGAACCCGCGGATCTCGCCGGTGACGTAGGGGTGTTCGGCGTACTCCTCGTGGCCGTCGGGGAGGGCGGCGCGACCGACGGCGAGTCCGTGTCGCTCCAGGTCGGCGCGGGCGAGGTCGGCCGGAAAGCGGACGAAGAGGTCGATGTCGCGGTCGTCGGCGAGCCACGTCCCACGGGCCGTCGACCCGACCTGCACCACGTCGGCGTCGACGGGGAGGTCGGCGACGGCGTCACGGACCCGGGCGGTCAGGTCGTCGACGGCCGCCCGGAGCCGCTCGCGCTCGGCGGCGTCCGGGGTCACACGGTCGGCCACCCGCGCGACGACCGACTCGAAGTCGCTCATGGGCGACCACTCCGACGGACTGTTGTAAGTCAGTTCCGGCTGTCGCCGAGCGCACGGTCGGACCGTCTCACCCGGGCGAAGGCCCGTCGTCACGACGGCATGCGACCGGCCGACGGGGAGCGGGTGAAAACGAAAGCCCTTTCATCCGAGTTCGACTATCACCACCCGAGCCGTCGTAGCTCAGATGGTAGAGCACCTCGCTGTTAACGAGGTGGTCCCAGGTTCGAGCCCTGGCGACGGCGCTTCTTCACCGCTGACACCCGCTGCGAGCGGCGGTGCTTCTCCGCCACCGACTCCTCCCCGAGCGACGGCGTCGTGTGCCCGGACCCACCACACCGACGGCCCCCCGGAGCCCACGCACCACCGATATATAATAAAAATAACGATGAAATGTTTAAGTACCCACCATCCTATCGCCTTTGCAAAGCATGTCTCGGGAACGCATGACGCGGCGCGATATGTTGGGGGCGGCAGGTGCAACGGCAGTGTTCGGTCTCGCCGGCTGTGTCGGCGGGACGGGGGGCGGTAGCGGCGACGGCGGGGGCGCGAGCGCGACGAGTACGCCGACGGAGTCGACCGATCTCTCCGTCATCCTGAACTGGAAGCCGAACGCCACGCAGGCGGGCTACTTCGTCGCCGACCGGAACGGCTTCTACGAGAAGGAGGGGCTGAACGTCGACCTCGTCTCGGGGCAGGGCGGCGGGTTCGCGGCGAAACAGGTCGGCCTCGGAAATCAGGATCTCGGACTGGGGACGGGCGTCGCGCTGTTGCAGGCGCGCAACCGTGATCTCGACATCCGATCGTACGCCGGCGCTCAGGACTCGAACGCCGCCATCTACACGGTCGAGGAGGAGTTCGGGGGGACGCTCACCGAACCGTCACAGCTCGCCGGCAAACGGATCGCCGTCGTCGCCGAGTCGGCCAAGACGATGACGTACCTCCAGATGCTCCTCGAGGAGGAGGGTATCCGCGAGGACGTCGAACTCGTCAACGTCGGCGTCGAGCAACAGACCAGCAACCTCCTCTCGGGGAACGTCGACGCCGCGGTGGGCATCTTCTCCGACTCGCTCGGCCTCCAGCGGAAGGGGTACGACGCGTCGATGCTCTGGCTGGCGAACTACACGCCGGCAATCGGTCGCACCGTCTTCACCCGGCCGGAGTACGCCGCGGAGAACCCAGACGCCATCCGTGGCTTCCTCCGCGCGACCGCCCGCGGCTGGGCGTGGGCGTCGAACGATCCCGAGGGCGCGATGGATCGGATGGTCGAGGCGCGGCCGAGCCTGTCGAAATCGCGGGAGATCGGGGTGCTCAAGATGAAATATACGGCCAAGAACCTGGTGTTGAGCGAGACGGTCCGGGAACACGGCTGGGGCCACCAGCGTGCCGACACCTGGGACCGCGTGGTCACGAGCCTCGCGGAGAACGACGTGATCGAGTCGGGGACGACCGCCGACGGCGTCTGGACCAACGACTACCTCGACACGGACACCGACTACGTCGGCAGCTACGCCGCGCAGGTCTCCACCGACTACGACCTCCCCGTCTGAATGTCGACGGCCCGCGTTCCCGTTCCAGCACGGCGGTTGCTCGATAGCCTCTCCCGGCCAGCTATCGCCGCCGTCTCCCTCGGGGTCGCGGTCCTCGCGTGGCAGGTGGCGACGGTCGTCACCGGCGTCCCGACCATCCTGTTGCCCGCACCGACGGAGGTGCTCGCGGCGATTCGCGGCAACCGCGCCGACGTCACTCGCCACCTCGCGTACACGGGGTACGAGATCGGTCTCGGGTGGCTCGCGGGCGTCGGCGCCGGCGTCGCGTTCGCGGGCGTCATGGCCGCCTCCAAGCGCCTGCGGCTCGCGGTGTACCCGCTGCTCGTCTCGATCCGGATCGTGCCGCTCGTCGCCATCGCGCCGCTCCTGATCGTCGCCTTCGGCGCGACGCTCGGGACGCGGGTCCTGATGGCAGCGATCCTCACCTTCTTTCCCGTCACCGTGTCGACCCTCGACGGTCTCCTGTCGGTGCCGTCGAGTCAACTCGACCTCCTGCGATCCGTCGAGGCGTCGACGTGGACGCGCATCCGGCATATCCGCCTGCCGAACGCGCTGCCGAGCGTCTTCGCCGGCGTGAAAATCGCCACCCCGCTCGCGATCGAGGGCGTCCTCCTCGCCGAGTTCCTCGCGTCGTCGCGCGGTCTCGGCCACGCCGTGTTGCAGGCGTCCGCGGACCTCGACACCGCCCTCCTGTTCGGCGAGGTGGCGCTGATCGTCGGCCTCGGCCTGACGCTGTTTGGCCTGGTCGCGGGCTACGAACGGCGGGTCCGCTGGACCGACGGGTCGGACGGCGTCGCGAGCGGGTTCGGGACCCGAAGCGGGGACGGCGTGTCGACGCCGGAGCGGGTCCGTTTCGGCGCCGTCGCCCTGGCCGCCCTCGTCGGCGTCTGGATGGCCGGGACGGCCACCGTTCCGAACGCGGACGCGTTCCTGCCCGCGCCGACGGCCGTCGCCGCGTCGGTGCTGGCGACGCCCGGCCTGTTCCTTACCGCGTCGGTCGGCTCGTTCCAGAAACTCGCCGCGGGATGGGCGCTCGGCGCGACGGTCGGCGGCCTCGTGGGCGCCCTCGTCGCGTTCGCCCCGCGAACCCGGCCCGTCGCCGGCCCGTTCCTCGTCGGCGCGCGCGTGACGCCGACCATCGTCGCCGCCCCCCTGTTGCTCGTCTGGCTCGGCATCTCCTTTACCGCCGCGACGGTACTGATCGGGCTCGCGACCTTCTTCCCCATCGCCGTCGCGACGGCGAGTGGGCTGACGACGCTCCCAGAGAGTCACCGGTCGCTGCTCGACTCGGTGGACGCCCCGCGCCGGGCGCGGCTGGCCGTCCGCCTCCGCTACGGGCTCCCGACCGTCGTCGCCGGGGTGAAGCTCTCGCTCGTCAGCGGCCTCTCGGGCGTCGTCATCGCGGAGTGGTTCGTCGCCAACGGCGGCCTCGGCGTCCTCGTCAACCAGGGGATGCGGAACCTGCAGCCGACGCTGACGTACGCCGCCATCGCCTGCTTGTTCGCGCTCGGGATGGGGCTGTTCGGGGGGACGACGCTCCTGCAGCGGCGGCTCGACTGGTAGCTCACTGCCACGTCCACCGCGAGTCGAGGACGTACCGGTAGACGCCGCTGACGACGATGCCGACGCCGTTGGCGATCAGATAGGGGATGGCCGCCGTCGAGACGAGCGCGTACAGGACGCCGACCTGAATGGGAATGGCCGTCCCCCGGACGACGTTCGTCCGCAAGAGACCCTGGGCGTACTCGCGCCAACCCTGATGGCGCGAGGCGTGGAACGTCCAGTGGTTGTTGACGCCGTACTGGAGGATGATCGTGATTTCGATGGAGACGACCGCGGCCAGCAGATACTGGACGCGTCCCCACTCGACGAGCGTGCCGAGCAGCGCGGTCTGGAAGCCGGCGGCCAACACGCCGACGAGGAAGAACCGCCGAAGTTGCGGCGCCTCGGGACCGACCAGTACCGCCCGCAGCAGTCGCCGGAGCATCCTCGGGGCTACCGATACCCGAGCGCTTCCAGTCTCGTCTCGATGTCGTCGTCGACGCCGTCGCCGCCCGCCTCGCGCTCGACCGACTCCAGCGTCGACGCGTGCTCTTCGGCGACTGTCCGGAGGTGTTCGCGCGCGGCCGCGGCGGTCGGCTCGTCGTCGGCCGACCGATCCGACTGCTCGATCGGGTCCGTCCGCCGGTCGTACAGCTCCTCGGCTCCCGTCTCCGTGTTCAGGATGTACGTCCAGTCGGCGTCGCGGGCGCTCACCAACAGGTCGCCCTCGTCGAGCGATCGGGGGATGGGCTGTTGGGTCACGTCGTCGCCGCGGACGGTGACGGTCACCACCGGGGTGTCGAGGGGCGCGACGCCGTCCCGAATCGTCGGAAGGAGGCTCTCGCCGACCCACTCGTCGGCCGGAGCGACGCCGAGCAGGTCACAGACCGTCGGCGCGACGGCGTCGAGGCCGACGTGTTCCGATACGCGTCGCGGCTCTATCCCCGGCACGTCGACGATCAGGGGGACGTGGACGAGTTCCTCGTAGAGCTTGGGGTAGTGAGCGAGGTGGCCGTGGTCCATGAACTCCTCGCCGTGGTCGCCGGCGAGAATGACGGCGGTATCGTCGGCGACGCCGGCCTCGTCGAGGGAATCGAGCAGTCGGTCCAGACTGGCGTCGACCTGTCGCACCGCGCCCTGATACAGCGTCCGGAGGTCCGCGAGGGTGCGGTCGCCGACCGACCACCCCAAGCCCGTGCGGACGTGGGCGACCAGCATGCGCACCTTCCCGACGCGTCGGTCGGTGCCCCGAAGGTATCGCGGGGCGGGGACGTACGGCGTGTGGGCGTCCATGTAGTGGACCCAGAGGAAGAAGGGTTCGTCCGTCTCGGCGATAAAGGAGGTGGCCGCCCGCTCGGTGTCGAGCATCCGCGACGCGTCGGTGAAGGGCTGGTCGTCCGCGCCGCCACGCAGGAAGTTCCCGGCGCGGCGAAAGGGCGAGGTGAGCAGTTGGAGCCACGCGCCCCACGTCGGGTGGGCGGCGACGAACTCGCCGGCGCGGCCGTCGGTGCTCCCGCCGACGAAGGCGTCGAAGTCGTCGAAGCCGTCGTCGTAGCCCCAGTGTTCGGTGAGGAAGCCGTTGGCGGCGTTGAAGCCGCCGGTGGCGACGCCTGCCGACTGCAACTGTTCGGCGAGGGTGGTCACGTCCTCGCCGTCGACGCCGATGCGACCCGTGTCGGCGAAGACGGGGCGCGAGGCGAGAATCGAGGGGAAGGACATCGGCGTCCAGTTGCCGTGGGCGAAGGCATTCTCGAAGACGGTGCCCCGCTCGGCGAGCGCCGAGAGCGTGGGTGTGTCGTACTCGCCGCCGTACGGTTCGATGGCGTCGGTCCGAAGGGAGTCGACGGTGACGAGAACGGCGTTGGAGACGGGGGAATCTGTCATGGGAGATGGTGGCTACGGTACCGTCGACGGAGCGTATCCCGACGCCGTCGACGATTGCTGTTGTGACCCTTATATGCGTAAGGCACTACTCAACCTTTTGGTCGACAGCCGGGAGTCCGCTACGTTCAAGACGGCGGGCCGTCGATACGGGAACGAGGGCCCTTAGCTTAGTCTGGTTAAAGCCCCCGGCTCATAGTGGGCGCGATACGCGTCGCGGGCATGGGACACCGGGTGATCGCTGGTTCGAATCCGGCAGGGCCCATCTGACGAAGACTCGTTTTGTGACCTTTCCGAACCCGTAGAAGAACGCTTCTACGGCCCGAAATTGCTCGATTCGGTTTTATCGTTCGATTCTGGCGAATCTAAGTTCAAGTGTCAGTCACCTGCGGGTGCCCGCGGTCCCCCGAAACTCATAGTCGAAGAGTGGACCACCGTCGGTTCCGGACGGATCGTGGCGACGGCCTACCCGGTCGAGTTCGTCCCTGCTCATCAGTTCCGTAATCGCGTCGGGGATGGTGGTCGTCGTGACTGAATACCTCTGCGACGACTGCGGAGTTCGCATTGTCGAGCGTGATCCTCCCCGTACTGATCTCTGTCCAGTCTGCCGAACCGATGGCAACCCATCGACCTACCCACCTCTCTCACAGGTTCGAGGTGATTACCTGTGACGTGGCCCGAATCCGTCGCATACGTCTGCTCTGTCTGCAACGGTCATGCTATCAGTCTCGTCGGGAAACCGTGGACAGAAAATCGCGAGTGTCGTTCCTGTTACGAAATCCCCGATCTCGACCGTGCATCGAGCGCCGGACCGGAAGCGATCCCCCCTCAATGGGGGGTCGACCCGGAACCCGGCGCGGAATCCCTGCCCGAAGAGACTGAGAAATCAGGAAATCCCTTCTTCCCAGCCCAACCCGAGGAGCCGACCCCCTCCGGGGGGCGGTCACGAGAGAGTTGTCGTGACCATGACCGGAGCGCGACGCAACGGACTCGGCCCGGCAGCCCGCCCGCTACGCCGGCAGGCAGCCCGGTAAGCCGTACCGTCGCGCGGAGGGATTCAGTCGAATCAGCGGACGGTGACCGTGATGACTGATGCCGGTTTGACACTCCACCACACCGGGGAAGGGTACGAGTACGTCCGCTGTCGCGCTGGTGACGACGACGCCACGGTCTACATTCACCGGCTGACTTTCGTTGCTGAACACGGACTCGACGCCCTTCCCTCGGACTGGCATGTCCATCACGAGATTCCGATTCCGTGGCTTAACACACCGGATAACCTCACCGCTGTCGAACCGGTTCGCCACGGCCGTCACCACCTGCAGAACGAACCTTTGCCTTCGGTCTGATGAGTCAGGAAGCTTCACAACCGGCTGGCGGCTCTCGGCTCACCAACGGGACTAACTCTGTAACCCCGACTGAGGCGGGTAACTTGCCCGAATCCACTCACGAGTTACCTACCCCTTCGGAGCGAGCCGCAGAGTTCGACCGAACGTTTCCTAATCGGTCATCGCTTCCGCTCACTCGACGCCACGGCCGCCGCCTGCGACGCTCGCTCGTCGAGGTCGAGTATATCACCCGGACGACCGACACGGTGTCTCCGATGGAAGACTCGCAATCGGTAAATGAGGTTCGTCGGATCGACCCGCTGACCTGGGGCGCGGCCGTCGAGGACTTGCTTGAATCGCACGAACGAATGCGGAATACGACGCTGAATTTCAAACACGACGACGGGACCGAGTGGTCGCGTCCGTCTGAAAATCGTTGGACAGAGGGCTATCAGAAACGCTACTTCGCGCAGATGAAAGGCTGGCTCCGTGAACTGACCGGTGGAACCCGGCCGAGTGGTGGGGAAACAGAACCGTCGTATGCAAATCCGACGATCTGCCTCATCACTCGGTCGGCATCCAGTACGCCGGATGGTGACCGGCTCGCCCCAACTGATCACGACGCGGCACTCGCTGACTCTTGGTCGGACGTGTATCATACGCTCCGAAACGTCATGCGGTCGCTCGGCTTCGAACTCGGCGAAGACTGGCAGTACGACCGCCGGCAGGAACCCCACACCGGAAAGCGAGGATCGCACGGGACGAATACCTGCTACGGTCACGAACACATCGTCTTGGTCGTCGACGGCTCGATCACGCCGGGCGCCCTTCGGAAAGTCGTCGAGAAACACGTCGACGCCTGCGAACCGGCCGGCCCCGACGCCCACGATCTCGACGTACCGAACTGGGACGCAAACCCCGATGCCGTCGGAACAGTCGAGTGCTTCGATCCCGACGACGTGGAGGATATCGCCGCATACGTGGCGTCGTACTGTTCCATCCAGCCGACGGACCTGCTCGAACGGAGTACGGAGTACCAAGCGTGGGCGGCTGTCAAACACGCGACGAACACGCGCACGATCTCGCGCTCGGTCGCGGCGAAACACGCGGCGAAAGCTGACCGCTGTCGACAGCGGGCCGAAGATCCGAAAACGGAACAGGAACACGATCACGGGGGAGAGGTCGTGAAAGCGGCCGACGGCGCCCACCATCACGTAGAATGTGCTGAGTGTGGGTCGGCGCACGATATACCTCAAGAGACGCTGTCTCGCGCCCGACTCGACGCTGACAAAGGTCACGATGGCGACCTACCCCCGCGCGGCGGCCACGCCGAGATTGATGATCAAGAAGAGGACGATCAGTCGCGTCAAGAGGAACTGCGCGAGCGATGGCCTTCGGCTGACTCCGCGGCGACGTTCGGTGAATCGCTGAAACGAACTCGGGTTCGTTCACACATTCGCCGAATTCTGGAACACGAACCGTCGATTACTGCGCCTCGTCTCGCTGGTCGTATCGGTGAGCCGCCCGATCTCGTCGAGGACCTGCTCGAAGAGGAGCGCCGTGGGACCGATCCGGATGAAGTGGTCGGCTTCGAGAATCCATCCGAACCGTCGTGGAACCTGACGAGTGTCGAGGTGAACGGTGAGGAGCATACTGTCGCCTGCGATGGCGGGGGTCCCGAAATGATCTGCGTCAGAAAGCCGTGGGAAAAGATTCGGCGTGAGACGAAGCTCGGAAGGGAGGACGCTGATCGAACGAAGTGGCGATGTGGAAAGTGCAACTTTGCGACCTACGATCCAGATACGATGGCCGGACACCTCGTCGAATGCCTCAACTGTTGGCGTCATCTCGATCTCGAAATCATTGATGACGTGCTGCTCGTAGACCGGCCTCCACGCTCCTGATTTTCACTTTCACCCGGGTAGATTGCCCGCTTAAGTCTAGTCTAGAATAACAGTTCATTGTAGTATGTCAACGAACGAAACCCCGTCGTTCGACGAACTCGACCCGGTAGAATCGACCCCTGAAACGTCCGGCTCTGACTGGATCAATCCTGAAACCGGCGAGAAGTTCGTCGGTGAGATCACCGGATTCAATCCCGGTGCAGGAGGTGAAGGCAACGCTGGAGTGGTCGAAATCGAGGGTCGGCCCTACTCCCTCAACTGGAGCCAGCGGGACGATCTGATCGCCTCGCTCGTCGTCGGCTCGACGATGGGCATCCACAAGCTGGACGAAGAGGAATCGTTCACCGATGACGACACCGGTGAGGAAGTTGTCTACAACCCGACTGAAGTGAGGTTCGCCTAATGGCGATGAACCACTCTTCACCGTCGGAACTCGTCAGTAACTACGCGAACATCCGCACGATCCCGGCCATGCTGTCGGTCGTGTTCGCCGTCGCATCCCTCTATCAGTTCGGTGGGATCGCAACAGTCGAACTCGTGTGGCTTTCGAACTACACACTCACCACCGAACACGCGGCAATCGCCTCGCTCGCCACGTACGTGGTCGCGCTCCTGTCGAGCGAAACCAAGTCGTTCGAATACTACGAGACGTGGGAGCAGCTGATGATCGGCCTCGGGTTCGCCGTGATCCTCGGTGACTATCTGACCACCGAAGTCACCGACCTGCTCATGCAACTTGGCGACCCACTTGGCTACCAGATCGCGTTCGTCGTCACGATCTTGGCGTGGACGGTCACGGTGAGGTGATTCCACGATGAACCGATCTCGTATTGTCTCCGCGCTGCTCGCCTGCCTGCTCGTGACGGCTGGCGTTGCTGGCCCGTTGTCCCAACCGGCTCAGGCCCAATCGGTCACCGAGCAATGCAATCCGCTCGACCGTCAGGTTGCATTCCTCGTCAGTCCCCTGAAAGCGGGAGCCGAGGGTATTCTGTGCGTGGGAGATTACTTCAGTAATCCGCCCAGCATCGACGGCGGAGATGCTGAACAAACCAAGGTAGACATCTACTCGGAGGCGACGACGATGAAGGCCGAAGAGGATGTTTACTTCAAGACTGTCGACAACTACCTCAACGACTCCGAAACGGTTGCTTGGAGTAAGGCACAGGTCGCAATTGCTGAGGCCTATCAGAACGGCTCGACCCAAGCAACGGCTCGGTATGAGGCTGAAAAGGCCATCGAGGAGTATTACGCTGTCAAACAGCGTAATCTCGCGTCTCGCTGGAATGTGCACGTTGATCGGGTTCAGTATCTCCACGACGCCGCTGAAAATGAGAGCGGCATCGATCAACCGAGGTTCTTCAGTCAGGACTTAGGCGCTGACTACGATCTGATGTTCCAAAACGGGACCGTCACGCTGGTCAACGGGACCAGCATCGACGCCCGCGTTCTCCGTGGCACCTTCAGCGGAAACCCCGAGGACACGGTTAGTCTGACGACGGACACGAATAACGGCTACTCGCCGGATCAAATCTACGTAGATGCCCCTACGTCCGCGTACAATCAGACAACCGCGATAGACGCCGCCGGCTACACCGCTCGATTCGCGGAGATCGAGAATAAGCGGGATTCCCTCGTCGCTGAGGTTCAAACGTACGTCAATGCGACGTACGACGACTACGAGTCCGGCAACATCAACGCCTCCGACGTGATCTCGTCGCAGACTGCCATGTTCGAGTACGGGACTGTCGGCACTAATGAGTCGTCGTCGCTGTATGACGCTGTTGGTGCGCTTGCTCTCTCGGGCTACGATACGCCGAACCTGAACGGAACCGGCACGATGGACGTGCGCTATGATAATCAGACCTACACCGGTCTCGTCATGGCTCACAACGTCCCCGGTGGCTCGTGGTCGGTGAACTCGACGTACAACACGTCGAATATCGACGGCCCTGTGTTCATCACAACGACTGACGGAACCAAGGTAGACATACCAGAGGGAGAGACCTTCACCATCGAGGCGATCCGCGCTCAAGATGGCTCGTCGATCTCGTCTGTCAACACCACAGTCAACAACTACAAAACTGCAAACGCGAGCGAACTGAAAGAAGTTCAGGAGCAACTAACAGCGCTTCGCGCCGAAATCGAGGAGCGTGAAACCTCCAGCGGAGCCGGTGGGGGCTCCGGCGGCATCGGTGGCAACACCATGCTAATCGTGCTGGCCGCTGTCGCCGCCGCCGCCATCGCCCTCGGCTCCCAGAACGGAGGTGGTCGTCAAGGTAGGGGCCGTCGATGATCTGGCTCTTGCTCCGCCCGAAACTGCTGATCGGCCTACTCGTGTTGGCCGCTGCCGGGGTGACTGCGCTCGGCGTCCCGGTCTACGCGACCGTGGCCGATCTGCTCTCCGGGTTCGGAATCGACTGGCTACCGCTGTAACATCACAACCTCCGTTTATGAGACACGCAATTACCATGATCCTGATACTGAGTTGTATAGCCCCTACTGCGGCGCCTGTCGTCGCACAGGAGAACACGAACGCAACCGAGACGCCGGCGCCAACGACCACGGCCACGCCCTCGAACTCGTCGGCTG
This window of the Haloplanus rubicundus genome carries:
- a CDS encoding GtrA family protein — encoded protein: MLRRLLRAVLVGPEAPQLRRFFLVGVLAAGFQTALLGTLVEWGRVQYLLAAVVSIEITIILQYGVNNHWTFHASRHQGWREYAQGLLRTNVVRGTAIPIQVGVLYALVSTAAIPYLIANGVGIVVSGVYRYVLDSRWTWQ
- the cca gene encoding CCA tRNA nucleotidyltransferase; this translates as MSDFESVVARVADRVTPDAAERERLRAAVDDLTARVRDAVADLPVDADVVQVGSTARGTWLADDRDIDLFVRFPADLARADLERHGLAVGRAALPDGHEEYAEHPYVTGEIRGFDVDLVPCYDVADAAAIQSAVDRTPFHDAYLQERLDDALARDVRLFKAFLTGIGAYGSDLRTRGFSGYLSELLVLEYGGFEPLLRAAADWHPPVRLDPEDHGTATFDDPLVVVDPTDPERNVAAVCSAENVARLQHYARELLDTPREDLFVPSDPAPLDAAAVRAHLDRRGSTPVAVVFEAPDLVDDQLYPQLRKSLHGVADELDRRGFAPLRSATFAADRAVLLVELAVGELASVERHAGPPVHVREHATGFADAYADRDVYGPFLDGDRYVVERDREFTTPAELLRSDALFDVALGAHVETALDDGYDLLIGDEIATLADDFGVPLARYFEPTP
- a CDS encoding histone deacetylase family protein, producing the protein MQFGYSETCLDHDTGERHPETADRLRAIRQQLARRHGVEYVDADPAMVDAVTAVHDADYVDDLREFCADGGGEWDPDTVASEGTWDAALTSAGLAQWAAERALAGDDGRETPFSLGRPPGHHAVEADAMGFCFFNNAAVAAQAVIDAGDADRVAIFDWDVHHGNGTQDIFYDREDVYYVSVHEQGLYPGTGDVEETGTGAGEGTTLNVPLRAGAGDTDYLRVCERAVEPVLDRFDPDLLLVSAGFDAHRHDPISRMRVSTEGYALLTDRVRGTAADVGAGLGFVLEGGYGLDTLSESIATVHETFDGRAPVEDDGDPTDDTTELLDEVRSIHGLD
- a CDS encoding ABC transporter substrate-binding protein, which produces MSRERMTRRDMLGAAGATAVFGLAGCVGGTGGGSGDGGGASATSTPTESTDLSVILNWKPNATQAGYFVADRNGFYEKEGLNVDLVSGQGGGFAAKQVGLGNQDLGLGTGVALLQARNRDLDIRSYAGAQDSNAAIYTVEEEFGGTLTEPSQLAGKRIAVVAESAKTMTYLQMLLEEEGIREDVELVNVGVEQQTSNLLSGNVDAAVGIFSDSLGLQRKGYDASMLWLANYTPAIGRTVFTRPEYAAENPDAIRGFLRATARGWAWASNDPEGAMDRMVEARPSLSKSREIGVLKMKYTAKNLVLSETVREHGWGHQRADTWDRVVTSLAENDVIESGTTADGVWTNDYLDTDTDYVGSYAAQVSTDYDLPV
- a CDS encoding ABC transporter permease, translated to MSTARVPVPARRLLDSLSRPAIAAVSLGVAVLAWQVATVVTGVPTILLPAPTEVLAAIRGNRADVTRHLAYTGYEIGLGWLAGVGAGVAFAGVMAASKRLRLAVYPLLVSIRIVPLVAIAPLLIVAFGATLGTRVLMAAILTFFPVTVSTLDGLLSVPSSQLDLLRSVEASTWTRIRHIRLPNALPSVFAGVKIATPLAIEGVLLAEFLASSRGLGHAVLQASADLDTALLFGEVALIVGLGLTLFGLVAGYERRVRWTDGSDGVASGFGTRSGDGVSTPERVRFGAVALAALVGVWMAGTATVPNADAFLPAPTAVAASVLATPGLFLTASVGSFQKLAAGWALGATVGGLVGALVAFAPRTRPVAGPFLVGARVTPTIVAAPLLLVWLGISFTAATVLIGLATFFPIAVATASGLTTLPESHRSLLDSVDAPRRARLAVRLRYGLPTVVAGVKLSLVSGLSGVVIAEWFVANGGLGVLVNQGMRNLQPTLTYAAIACLFALGMGLFGGTTLLQRRLDW
- a CDS encoding sulfatase-like hydrolase/transferase; protein product: MTDSPVSNAVLVTVDSLRTDAIEPYGGEYDTPTLSALAERGTVFENAFAHGNWTPMSFPSILASRPVFADTGRIGVDGEDVTTLAEQLQSAGVATGGFNAANGFLTEHWGYDDGFDDFDAFVGGSTDGRAGEFVAAHPTWGAWLQLLTSPFRRAGNFLRGGADDQPFTDASRMLDTERAATSFIAETDEPFFLWVHYMDAHTPYVPAPRYLRGTDRRVGKVRMLVAHVRTGLGWSVGDRTLADLRTLYQGAVRQVDASLDRLLDSLDEAGVADDTAVILAGDHGEEFMDHGHLAHYPKLYEELVHVPLIVDVPGIEPRRVSEHVGLDAVAPTVCDLLGVAPADEWVGESLLPTIRDGVAPLDTPVVTVTVRGDDVTQQPIPRSLDEGDLLVSARDADWTYILNTETGAEELYDRRTDPIEQSDRSADDEPTAAAAREHLRTVAEEHASTLESVEREAGGDGVDDDIETRLEALGYR